Proteins from one Sylvia atricapilla isolate bSylAtr1 chromosome 1, bSylAtr1.pri, whole genome shotgun sequence genomic window:
- the AKAIN1 gene encoding A-kinase anchor protein inhibitor 1 produces the protein MSGEKPGTEQDEVKLQIASKQIVQTAILRAVQQVSQESQQKEKRTNTSTSLQLERGKLTKKHEKK, from the exons ATGTCGG GTGAGAAGCCAGGGACAGAGCAAGATGAAGTTAAGCTGCAGATTGCCAGCAAGCAGATTGTGCAGACTGCCATCCTCCGAGCAGTGCAACAAGTTTCCCAGGAGAGCCAGCAAAAGGAGAAGCGAACAAACACCAGTACAAGTCTCCAACTAGAAAGAGGAAAACTAACCAAGAAGCATGAAAAGAAGTAA